One window from the genome of Ammospiza nelsoni isolate bAmmNel1 chromosome 16, bAmmNel1.pri, whole genome shotgun sequence encodes:
- the RASGEF1C gene encoding ras-GEF domain-containing family member 1C encodes MKHKKSKDKEGMPQTLSSTSMFTPCGFSPHLHTSKEGEQGGLIFQDGNLTSASLDALIQHLIPTTDYYPEKAYIFTFLLSSRLFIEPHELLSRVCHKCIEQQRLDDPVLDKARIRKFGPKILQLLTEWTETFPYDFQEERMIGHLKDMIHRIAPCDEAYWKKMNQLLQALNQKLATLSHGQEGIVKISTAVSDKLVAFKTKPPSIQREILSVCSDPYTLAQQLTHVELERLSHIGPEEFVQAFVHKDPLDGTKTCFSEQKKTSNLEAYVKWFNRLCYLVATEICMPAKKKQRAQVIEFFIDVARECFNIGNFNSLMAIISGMNMSPVSRLKKTWSKVKTAKFFILEHQMDPTGNFYNYRTALRGAAHRSLTAHSNREKIVIPFFSLLIKDIYFLNEGCANRLPNGHVNFEKFLELAKQVGEFITWKQVECPFEQDPNIIHYLHTAPIFTEDGLYLASYESESPENQTEKDRWKSLRSTILGKT; translated from the exons GAAGGCATGCCCCAAACACTGAGTTCTACCAGTATGTTTACCCCATGTGGCTTCAGCCCTCATCTACATACTTCAAAAGAAGGTGAACAAGGAGGACTGATCTTCCAGGATGGAAACCTTACCTCAGCATCTCTGGATGCTCTAATCCAGCATCTGATACCTACCACTGATTACTACCCTGAA AAAGCCTACATCTTTACATTCCTGCTGAGTTCCAGACTCTTCATTGAACCCCATGAGCTTTTGTCCCGGGTTTGTCACAAGTGCATCGAGCAGCAGCGCCTGGATGACCCTGTGCTGGACAAG GCTCGAATCAGGAAATTTGGACCCAAAATCTTGCAGTTGCTGACAGAGTGGACAGAGACATTCCCGTATGACTTCCAGGAGGAGCGGATGATTGGCCATCTCAAGGACATGATTCACAGGATAGCCCCATGTGATGAG GCTTACTGGAAAAAGATGAATCAGCTTTTGCAAGCCCTGAATCAGAAGCTTGCAACCCTCAGCCATGGGCAAGAAGGGATTGTCAAGATCAGTACTGCTGTCTCTGATAAGCTGGTTGCCTTTAAAACTAAACCTCCATCAATTCAGAGAGAAATCCTGAGTGTCTGCAGTGACCCTTACACCCTGGCTCAGCAGCTGACACATGTGGAGCTG GAAAGGCTGAGTCACATTGGACCTGAGGAGTTTGTGCAGGCATTTGTCCATAAGGACCCTCTGGATGGCACCAAG actTGTTTCAGTGAGCAGAAGAAGACAAGTAACCTTGAGGCCTATGTGAAATGGTTCAATAGACTCTGCTACCTGGTAGCAACAGAAATTTGCATG cCTGCAAAAAAGAAACAGCGAGCACAAGTCATCGAATTCTTCATCGACGTTGCCCGAGAGTGCTTTAACATAGGGAATTTTAATTCACTGATGGCAATCATTT CTGGAATGAATATGAGTCCAGTTTCCAGGCTAAAGAAGACTTGGTCAAAAGTGAAAACAGCCAAATTTTTCATTctggag CACCAGATGGACCCCACTGGAAACTTCTACAACTACAGGACAGCGCTGCGGGGGGCTGCCCACAGGTCCCTCACTGCTCACAGCAACAGGGAGAAG ATTGTGATCCCCTTCTTCAGCCTATTGAtcaaagacatttattttttgaatgAGGGATGTGCTAATCGCCTTCCAAATGGACATGTCAACTTTGAA AAATTCCTGGAACTGGCTAAGCAAGTAGGAGAATTTATAACATGGAAACAAGTGGAGTGTCCATTTGAGCAAGACCCTAACATCATCCACTACTTGCACACTGCTCCCATTTTTACTGAAGATG GTTTGTATCTGGCTTCCTATGAAAGTGAAAGTCCGGAGAACCAGACAGAAAAGGACAGGTGGAAATCCTTAAG ATCCACCATTTTAGGAAAGACTTGA